One window from the genome of Candidatus Chlorohelix allophototropha encodes:
- a CDS encoding PAS domain S-box protein, with amino-acid sequence MDQVNLHIDNEDPALTHSESINPIATFLNNIHGSIFVLSSHGDFTHLNVAAAQLLQRKQEKLLGKNIWVEFPVLNDNQFKYNFQLALEKKLASEFQFYYPPLLSWLNIQMYPMEEGLLVILKKTSDKTISEPIPAKENEGLRRFDRDVGEDILMLQTVFENSPDGLIFGTTQGKILEVNPATCKILGYTREELLQLSRIDIVDIADPRFKEFLGKRNKDGYAFSELILTRKSGDKFLAEVTSNIFYIANGEARASLIFRDISQRKRDEQTLHEREEQFYKAFKSAPMALSISTLHEGLYIDVNDSFLEITEYRRDEVIGRSVFQVLGIKLAEREEWLKQVASFGVHKNFETIITNKNGQKLIVIASTSKEVINGKEYLITSFYDVTELKKAQETLQQSKERFFEIFHNAPVLITIANGTDGRISEANDKWLKATGYTREETIGHTSTELGIWDSTERNTVYSELEKFGTVNNFETKFRTKNGELRDVLVSFSEIKIKEQAYFLGMALDITERKKLEEALHRSEIRFQAFMENSSTSAMIVDYNGDIQYVNNAYKLMTGIELEKLIGHSAFEIFPPEYADQYIKPIRQVLETGVPKEIFETFVKPDGCIGTALVHLFPIPDSNGEKVIGEIAVDITERVKAEEALQNEKERLDITLRSIRDGVVVANREGKIEIFNQAAENMTDWLQEEAVGQPLDKVIQMVNSRTGEHLESQLLQQLLNGESVQQENEHYILVARNGNTRYISYQGAPLLNKKGDFLGTVLAFLDITDKKKLTEERLKARNLESLGVLAGGIAHNFNNILTAILGNISLAMMETDETSSNFEYLQEAEKASFRAKDMAQRLVTFAKGGSPHKQSIRIQDVVKGTVQFMLQSTKSHAEFDLSDDTWNTMVDQGQFSQVIQNLVQNALDAMPNGGVLNVRTTNIILEAEQIPTLSSGKYVLLTIRDQGVGIPADNMSMIFDPYFTTKIAGSGLGLSICYSIMRKHDGQIAIESEEGKGTIVSLYLPAFIRPGTGKLSTLSTSPIRLRRILFVDEEESTRTIVSKLLIKIGYEIETVETSEAAIQAIQTEQPFNAVILELGGSGSNRAKNLIEIVHKLDPNIKSLGVTDYINDPIMTYYREYGFDGAICKPFTPSLLERALHEILKP; translated from the coding sequence ATGGATCAAGTGAACCTGCACATTGACAATGAAGATCCAGCACTGACCCACAGTGAGTCTATCAACCCGATAGCAACTTTTCTAAATAATATACACGGAAGCATCTTTGTCCTTAGCTCGCATGGTGATTTTACACACCTGAACGTCGCTGCTGCCCAATTACTCCAACGTAAGCAGGAAAAGTTACTGGGGAAAAATATCTGGGTCGAATTTCCCGTGCTAAATGATAATCAATTTAAATACAATTTCCAACTGGCATTAGAAAAAAAACTGGCTTCCGAGTTTCAATTCTATTATCCGCCTTTGTTAAGCTGGCTAAATATTCAAATGTACCCTATGGAAGAAGGGTTACTGGTTATACTGAAAAAAACTTCTGACAAAACCATTTCAGAACCCATTCCTGCCAAAGAAAATGAGGGTTTGCGGCGGTTCGATCGCGATGTCGGCGAAGATATTTTGATGCTCCAAACAGTTTTTGAGAATAGCCCTGATGGTCTAATATTCGGAACCACCCAAGGAAAGATTCTGGAAGTTAACCCGGCAACCTGTAAGATTCTTGGCTATACCAGAGAAGAGCTATTGCAATTAAGCAGAATCGATATTGTAGATATTGCCGACCCTCGTTTCAAGGAGTTTCTGGGTAAGCGTAACAAAGATGGCTATGCCTTTAGTGAATTGATACTCACACGAAAAAGTGGCGATAAATTTCTGGCAGAAGTGACCTCGAATATTTTTTATATTGCGAATGGTGAAGCGCGTGCCAGCCTGATATTTCGGGATATAAGCCAACGTAAGCGAGACGAGCAGACCTTACACGAAAGGGAAGAGCAATTTTACAAGGCTTTCAAATCTGCTCCAATGGCGCTTTCCATCAGCACGCTGCATGAGGGATTATATATTGATGTAAATGATAGTTTTCTGGAAATAACCGAATATAGACGAGATGAAGTAATTGGACGTAGTGTGTTCCAAGTATTAGGAATCAAGTTAGCTGAAAGAGAAGAATGGCTAAAGCAAGTCGCATCTTTTGGGGTACACAAAAATTTTGAAACTATTATTACCAACAAAAACGGGCAGAAGCTTATTGTCATAGCCTCTACGAGCAAAGAAGTTATTAATGGCAAGGAATATCTTATCACATCATTCTATGATGTTACGGAATTGAAAAAAGCTCAAGAGACTTTGCAACAATCTAAAGAAAGATTTTTCGAAATATTCCACAATGCTCCGGTCTTAATTACAATCGCTAATGGCACAGATGGCAGAATTTCAGAGGCAAACGATAAGTGGTTAAAAGCCACCGGGTATACCCGTGAAGAGACAATAGGGCATACCAGCACCGAACTTGGTATTTGGGATAGTACTGAACGGAACACGGTGTATAGTGAACTGGAAAAATTCGGCACAGTTAATAATTTTGAAACAAAATTCAGAACTAAAAACGGCGAATTACGTGATGTGTTGGTATCGTTCAGTGAAATTAAAATAAAGGAACAAGCTTATTTTCTGGGAATGGCGCTGGATATTACCGAGCGCAAAAAGCTGGAAGAAGCCTTGCATCGTAGTGAAATTCGGTTCCAGGCATTTATGGAAAACAGCTCTACTTCTGCAATGATCGTAGATTATAACGGCGATATTCAATATGTGAACAATGCGTACAAGCTAATGACCGGAATTGAACTAGAAAAACTAATTGGTCATAGCGCGTTTGAAATCTTCCCACCTGAATATGCCGACCAATATATAAAGCCTATAAGACAAGTGCTGGAAACTGGAGTCCCAAAAGAAATATTTGAAACTTTCGTCAAGCCTGATGGTTGCATTGGTACAGCCTTAGTACATCTTTTCCCTATTCCCGATTCAAACGGTGAGAAAGTTATTGGAGAAATTGCTGTTGATATTACTGAGCGAGTAAAGGCAGAGGAAGCGCTGCAAAATGAGAAAGAACGCCTTGATATTACTCTGCGCTCGATTCGGGATGGGGTTGTGGTAGCCAACAGAGAAGGTAAAATTGAGATATTTAATCAGGCTGCCGAGAATATGACCGATTGGTTACAGGAGGAAGCGGTTGGGCAACCGTTGGATAAGGTTATCCAAATGGTAAACAGCAGAACGGGAGAACATTTAGAAAGCCAATTATTACAACAATTGCTGAATGGAGAAAGTGTTCAACAAGAAAACGAACACTATATATTAGTAGCCCGAAATGGAAATACACGTTATATTTCCTATCAGGGCGCTCCGTTGCTCAACAAAAAGGGGGATTTTCTAGGAACGGTGCTGGCTTTTCTCGATATTACCGATAAAAAGAAATTGACCGAAGAAAGGCTAAAAGCCCGTAACCTCGAATCGCTGGGAGTGCTGGCAGGGGGCATTGCTCATAATTTTAACAATATTCTTACAGCAATTCTCGGCAATATTTCTCTGGCAATGATGGAAACTGACGAAACCAGCTCGAATTTTGAATATTTGCAAGAGGCTGAAAAGGCTTCATTCCGCGCCAAAGATATGGCACAACGTTTGGTTACCTTTGCCAAAGGGGGTTCACCTCACAAACAATCAATCAGAATCCAGGATGTGGTTAAAGGCACAGTTCAGTTTATGCTACAAAGCACTAAATCTCACGCCGAGTTTGATTTAAGTGATGATACCTGGAATACTATGGTTGATCAGGGACAATTTAGCCAAGTAATTCAAAACTTGGTGCAAAATGCGCTCGATGCCATGCCAAATGGGGGAGTGCTGAATGTCCGTACCACAAACATAATCCTCGAAGCAGAACAGATTCCCACGCTAAGCAGTGGCAAATATGTGCTTCTTACAATTCGTGATCAGGGTGTGGGTATTCCTGCTGATAACATGTCGATGATTTTTGACCCTTATTTTACTACCAAAATTGCGGGTAGTGGATTGGGTTTATCCATATGTTACTCGATCATGAGAAAACATGATGGGCAAATTGCGATAGAAAGTGAAGAAGGCAAAGGTACAATCGTTTCCCTATATCTTCCGGCTTTCATTAGACCCGGTACCGGAAAGCTCAGCACTTTAAGCACATCACCTATTCGCTTGCGGCGAATTCTGTTTGTAGATGAGGAAGAAAGTACCAGAACTATAGTGAGTAAGTTGCTCATTAAGATAGGTTATGAAATAGAAACAGTTGAAACAAGTGAAGCCGCAATTCAAGCTATCCAAACTGAGCAACCCTTTAATGCGGTCATACTCGAATTAGGTGGTTCAGGAAGCAACAGAGCTAAAAATTTAATCGAAATCGTGCATAAGCTCGACCCAAATATAAAATCTCTTGGAGTTACGGATTATATTAATGACCCAATAATGACGTATTACCGAGAATACGGTTTCGATGGTGCAATCTGCAAACCCTTTACACCATCACTTTTGGAACGAGCATTACACGAGATTTTAAAACCCTGA
- a CDS encoding FAD-binding oxidoreductase — protein sequence MKATGNKKKTRPTEIKNSPEAHKEKLEELAVDGQIPKAVAYPTTNEEACNLLREADSTGKKVSIRGGGTKQRIGNSIEGLDLVISTHKLNQILEYEPADLTLCVQAGANLAQVQSELAKHGQFLPIASPLSANATVGGAIASNSSGPTRLQYGAARDWLIGVRFALADGTLAKGGGRVVKNVAGFDMMKLMIGSMGTLAMLLELNLKLLPLPKARATALIPFSAEHEACEAALRIIDKGIFPTAETVLDSKGAEALGLDARTILLIEVRNTTQAVERQMREIQQLVWQLSGAKVERINDEDSQSKLWSPVTDFAYRAAVNAPNTFVIKIGVVPTQVAMLIRQAHQSAKMNNIQVECMAHAGHGIMYVVGNYPEKEEESALKAIKEIIAKAESNSGSAIIEQAPPALKAQFKDIWGNALSRTELRLMREIKKKLDPNRTLNPGRFVNSI from the coding sequence ATGAAAGCAACCGGAAATAAAAAGAAAACTCGCCCGACAGAGATAAAAAACTCGCCGGAAGCACACAAAGAAAAACTGGAAGAATTGGCAGTGGATGGGCAAATACCGAAAGCGGTTGCCTACCCTACCACTAATGAAGAAGCCTGCAATCTTCTCAGGGAAGCCGACTCAACTGGTAAGAAAGTCTCAATTCGAGGCGGCGGCACAAAGCAAAGAATCGGCAATTCTATAGAAGGGCTTGACCTTGTAATCTCAACCCACAAGCTTAATCAAATCCTTGAATATGAGCCTGCCGACCTGACTCTATGCGTGCAAGCAGGCGCAAACCTAGCGCAAGTGCAAAGTGAATTGGCAAAGCACGGGCAATTTCTGCCAATCGCCTCGCCTCTTTCCGCCAACGCCACTGTAGGGGGCGCAATTGCCAGCAACAGCAGCGGACCTACCCGCCTCCAGTACGGCGCGGCGCGAGATTGGCTTATAGGGGTGCGTTTTGCGCTGGCAGATGGCACACTCGCCAAGGGTGGCGGGCGCGTGGTCAAGAACGTTGCCGGGTTTGATATGATGAAATTGATGATAGGTTCTATGGGTACGCTGGCAATGCTCTTAGAATTGAATCTCAAACTATTGCCCTTACCGAAAGCGCGTGCCACTGCCCTAATTCCTTTTAGCGCGGAGCATGAGGCTTGTGAAGCCGCTTTACGCATTATTGATAAAGGCATTTTTCCTACCGCTGAAACAGTGTTAGATTCTAAAGGCGCAGAGGCTCTAGGCTTGGACGCACGTACTATCCTTCTGATTGAAGTCAGAAATACGACACAAGCAGTGGAAAGACAAATGCGCGAAATCCAGCAATTAGTCTGGCAATTGAGCGGCGCGAAGGTAGAGCGTATAAACGATGAGGACAGCCAATCTAAGCTATGGTCACCTGTCACAGACTTCGCCTATCGCGCAGCAGTGAACGCCCCCAATACGTTCGTAATAAAGATAGGGGTCGTTCCTACTCAAGTGGCAATGCTTATCAGACAAGCGCATCAATCTGCTAAGATGAATAATATTCAGGTTGAGTGTATGGCGCATGCCGGACACGGTATAATGTATGTGGTGGGCAACTATCCTGAAAAAGAGGAAGAATCAGCCTTGAAAGCTATTAAAGAGATTATTGCCAAAGCAGAATCAAATAGCGGTTCAGCGATAATAGAGCAAGCGCCACCAGCGCTCAAAGCGCAGTTTAAAGATATATGGGGCAATGCCTTGAGCCGTACTGAATTGCGGCTTATGCGCGAAATCAAGAAAAAACTCGATCCCAATCGTACTCTAAATCCCGGAAGGTTCGTTAATAGCATCTAA
- a CDS encoding enoyl-CoA hydratase/isomerase family protein: MSSDHVLYSKQDYIATITLNRPDRLNALSISMLDMLSRYLVEAARDNEVRVVVLTGAGRGFCAGYDLKDEADGKGLRSLIKDSPVSIPNDSPPLALHNLDKPVICAINGAAAGYGMDLTLGCDIRLMSTTAKLAPAFSQLGVLPESGGTWLLPRIVGWAKASEIFLRGAPLSADEALAIGLVNRVIEPDNLLEESYSLAAEIASNAPLSIQATKRAMRLGLDQTFESNVQYVYAVLVQLFQSKDFEEGARAFMEKRKPRFEGR, encoded by the coding sequence ATGAGTTCAGACCATGTGCTTTACAGTAAGCAGGATTATATTGCGACTATTACCCTGAATCGCCCAGATCGTCTCAATGCTTTAAGCATCTCAATGTTGGATATGTTGAGTCGTTATCTGGTAGAAGCGGCGCGGGACAATGAAGTTCGGGTTGTAGTTCTAACTGGGGCAGGGCGAGGTTTTTGCGCTGGATACGACCTAAAAGACGAGGCGGACGGCAAAGGTTTGCGCTCACTGATTAAAGATAGCCCGGTTAGTATTCCCAATGATTCTCCTCCATTGGCTTTACATAATCTTGATAAACCGGTTATATGTGCCATTAACGGCGCGGCAGCAGGGTATGGGATGGATTTAACTTTAGGCTGTGACATTCGCCTAATGTCCACTACTGCAAAACTCGCGCCTGCTTTTTCCCAACTGGGTGTACTGCCGGAGAGCGGCGGCACATGGTTGTTGCCCCGTATAGTTGGTTGGGCTAAAGCCAGCGAAATATTTTTACGTGGCGCTCCTCTTTCGGCAGATGAAGCCCTTGCTATTGGTCTGGTCAACCGGGTGATTGAACCGGATAATTTGTTGGAAGAGAGCTATAGTCTTGCTGCTGAGATTGCTTCTAACGCGCCCTTGTCTATACAGGCTACCAAACGCGCTATGCGTTTAGGGCTTGATCAAACCTTTGAGAGTAATGTCCAATATGTTTATGCCGTATTGGTACAGCTTTTCCAGAGCAAGGATTTTGAGGAGGGCGCCCGCGCCTTTATGGAAAAGCGCAAACCACGTTTTGAGGGAAGATAG
- a CDS encoding FAD-binding oxidoreductase — MDKAQLVKELIKIFGEDSVLHHVEDLMVYEYDFSIDSNRPEAVVLPRNTDQISQLMDLCEKNKIPVVPRGAGTGLSGGSIAVRGGIVVSLARMKKLVKHEPKNRYTVVEPGMVNFDLSNEIASTGYFFAPDPASQRASTIGGNIALNAGGPHCLAHGSTTNHILGLELVLPGGEVVKTGGAAPDRPGYDLTGFIVGSEGTLGIVTEATVKIMKIPEAVQTFLALFHTIDEACEAVAQVIGAGIVPAALEMLDKVMIEMIERAMNAGYPPDAGAVLLIEIDGLKEELGDLQDTIIDICRRTGAFDVKYATSEEERQKLWKGRKSAAGALGQVAPNFYLHDGVVPRTKLPEVMHKVMEIGREYNLVVANIFHAGDGNLHPSLLFDAREPGVIERVIEAGEKILKLCVDVGGTITGEHGIGTEKQEYMTWIFSEADLETMRKVKDVFNPNDTANPWKVFPTRQSCGEVSLKMRILKSKPGMEEAWI; from the coding sequence ATGGATAAAGCACAACTGGTTAAAGAGCTTATCAAGATTTTCGGCGAAGATAGTGTCTTGCACCATGTAGAAGATCTTATGGTGTATGAATATGACTTCTCTATTGATAGCAATCGCCCGGAAGCGGTGGTTTTGCCACGCAATACCGACCAGATTTCCCAACTAATGGATTTATGCGAAAAAAATAAAATTCCGGTAGTGCCACGCGGAGCGGGAACCGGCTTGAGCGGCGGCAGTATTGCGGTGCGAGGCGGGATAGTGGTTTCGCTGGCACGTATGAAGAAACTGGTAAAACACGAGCCTAAAAATCGCTATACGGTAGTTGAACCCGGCATGGTCAATTTTGACCTGAGCAACGAAATTGCCAGCACCGGCTATTTTTTTGCGCCAGACCCTGCCAGCCAACGCGCCAGCACTATCGGCGGCAATATCGCGCTTAACGCCGGCGGTCCGCATTGCCTCGCGCATGGCTCTACCACCAATCATATATTAGGGCTTGAGCTTGTTCTGCCCGGTGGCGAGGTAGTAAAAACGGGTGGGGCTGCCCCTGACCGTCCCGGCTACGACCTGACCGGCTTCATTGTGGGTAGCGAAGGTACGCTCGGCATTGTAACCGAGGCGACCGTCAAAATTATGAAGATACCGGAAGCGGTACAAACCTTCCTCGCCCTTTTCCATACAATTGATGAAGCCTGTGAAGCAGTGGCGCAGGTCATCGGCGCAGGCATAGTGCCTGCCGCGTTGGAAATGCTGGATAAGGTGATGATTGAGATGATAGAACGCGCCATGAACGCCGGATACCCACCCGATGCCGGGGCAGTTCTACTAATTGAGATAGACGGACTCAAAGAAGAATTAGGGGATTTACAGGATACCATAATAGATATTTGTCGCCGCACCGGTGCGTTTGACGTAAAATACGCCACCAGCGAGGAAGAACGACAGAAGTTATGGAAGGGGCGCAAAAGCGCCGCCGGTGCGCTTGGACAGGTTGCGCCTAATTTCTACCTACATGATGGAGTTGTGCCGCGTACCAAATTACCTGAAGTTATGCACAAGGTGATGGAGATTGGGCGCGAATACAATCTAGTAGTGGCAAATATATTCCATGCCGGAGACGGCAACTTGCATCCGAGCCTGCTTTTCGATGCGCGAGAACCGGGCGTTATCGAAAGGGTCATTGAAGCAGGTGAGAAAATCCTGAAACTTTGCGTGGATGTAGGCGGAACCATTACCGGGGAACATGGCATCGGAACTGAAAAGCAAGAGTATATGACTTGGATATTCAGCGAAGCTGACCTTGAGACAATGCGCAAGGTCAAAGATGTTTTCAACCCGAATGATACCGCCAATCCCTGGAAAGTCTTTCCCACTCGCCAGAGTTGCGGCGAAGTTAGCTTGAAAATGCGCATACTGAAATCAAAACCGGGTATGGAAGAAGCTTGGATTTAA
- a CDS encoding M20/M25/M40 family metallo-hydrolase yields the protein MELFTLTDLNPIFFFLFLLALGVSLSLGLYLLKMPKPVPATAPLDLFSSERAMQHLQAIGREPHPSGSPEHCRVGDYLLLELQKLGLDCQVQETTAVNDSRGCGRVRNIMGRLPGENPLTKILISAHYDTVPHSPGTTDNGVAVATLLETARALQKQPALHNDIVFLFTDGEEAGLLGAQAFVDSHPWAKQIGLVLNFDARGTRGPLLMYETSNDNGTLIREFAKAVPFPVASSFSYEISERLPTHTDFDVFKKAGWMGLSFACIGNLCQYHTMLDNLENCDERLLQHAGSYALSLLKHFGNIKLENSKRTNATYFNLFRSLLIHYPSSWNTPIALLGGAGLAATVYAGFNLKLLSFPGLLWGLILFLLTVLAVSVVTWLGWETLKLLHPQYRILRFGDTYNSHHYYLAFVLLAVALTNLANGWFSSSIGATNLCFGVLSGWVIASIVMNLVVPSAGYVFALPILSNLAGFGLIFALRNFAFDPQFYLALYGISVIPTLLILPATIALMFEALGIRLMFVTVIPVVFITGLLAPFSILLADSNGWIVSGILFVGCAVFLVIGSMSASFNQQRRKPDNIFYVMNADTGQAVWGSTDAQPDEWTDQFFGQGYNLDTFPDYFSAPSQIGRKVLLSQAPAVALQAPLCEVLGKTIEDDLVAIRLCIRSQRNAPVMNLYITNPSILESSVNGIQLVETIQVKPISRWGLRFANPPEAGIELVLKVKKNLPLTLQIIDQSYELPSIPGFVFKPRSNHIMPVPYMGFIPDSTLVKKTFEIGWNAPVGS from the coding sequence ATGGAATTATTTACTCTTACCGATTTAAATCCTATTTTTTTCTTTCTGTTTTTGCTGGCATTAGGTGTATCACTTTCGTTGGGTTTGTACTTGCTAAAAATGCCGAAGCCTGTTCCTGCCACTGCACCCCTCGATCTATTTTCCTCAGAACGTGCCATGCAACATCTGCAAGCTATTGGACGCGAGCCTCACCCTAGCGGAAGCCCAGAACATTGCCGGGTTGGAGATTATTTACTGCTGGAATTACAAAAACTCGGTTTGGATTGTCAGGTTCAGGAAACTACTGCAGTTAATGATTCGCGTGGTTGTGGCAGAGTCCGTAATATAATGGGGCGTTTACCGGGCGAAAATCCCTTAACAAAGATATTGATTTCGGCGCACTATGATACGGTTCCCCATAGTCCCGGCACAACCGATAATGGTGTGGCAGTGGCAACGCTATTGGAAACGGCAAGAGCTTTACAAAAACAACCAGCGTTACATAATGATATTGTATTTCTGTTTACCGATGGTGAAGAAGCCGGGCTTTTGGGAGCGCAAGCTTTTGTGGATAGCCATCCTTGGGCTAAACAGATCGGGCTGGTATTAAATTTTGATGCCAGAGGCACACGCGGACCACTTTTGATGTATGAAACCAGCAATGACAACGGCACGCTCATTCGGGAATTTGCCAAAGCTGTGCCATTTCCGGTGGCTTCCTCCTTCTCATATGAAATATCAGAGCGTTTACCTACACATACCGACTTTGATGTTTTCAAAAAAGCCGGGTGGATGGGTTTGAGCTTCGCTTGTATCGGCAACCTATGCCAGTACCATACCATGCTTGATAACCTAGAAAATTGTGACGAGCGTCTTTTGCAGCATGCGGGCAGTTATGCGCTAAGCTTACTCAAGCATTTTGGTAATATAAAACTGGAAAATTCCAAACGCACCAACGCAACTTATTTCAACCTTTTCCGCTCTTTATTGATTCATTATCCTTCCTCGTGGAATACACCTATCGCGCTATTAGGGGGCGCGGGATTAGCTGCCACTGTTTACGCTGGATTTAACCTTAAATTATTATCTTTTCCGGGTCTGTTGTGGGGATTAATTCTATTTTTGCTAACTGTATTGGCGGTATCGGTTGTTACATGGCTTGGCTGGGAAACGCTTAAGCTACTGCATCCACAGTATCGGATATTACGTTTTGGCGATACCTATAATAGCCACCATTATTATTTAGCTTTTGTGCTGCTGGCGGTTGCGCTGACCAATTTGGCAAATGGATGGTTTTCTAGCAGTATCGGGGCTACAAATCTTTGTTTTGGTGTATTATCAGGTTGGGTTATCGCTTCTATAGTTATGAATCTTGTCGTACCTAGCGCGGGATATGTATTTGCTTTGCCCATATTAAGCAATCTGGCTGGGTTTGGTCTTATTTTTGCCCTGCGCAATTTTGCCTTTGACCCGCAGTTTTACCTTGCGCTTTATGGTATAAGTGTCATTCCCACCCTACTAATTCTACCCGCAACAATAGCATTAATGTTTGAGGCGTTGGGTATCCGGCTGATGTTTGTGACGGTGATTCCGGTAGTATTTATTACCGGGTTGCTTGCGCCATTTTCAATTCTTTTAGCTGATTCCAATGGCTGGATTGTTTCTGGTATTCTATTTGTTGGCTGTGCGGTTTTTCTGGTGATCGGTAGTATGAGCGCTTCTTTCAACCAACAACGGCGCAAACCCGATAATATCTTTTATGTAATGAACGCTGATACGGGGCAGGCGGTTTGGGGTAGCACCGATGCTCAACCGGATGAATGGACTGACCAGTTTTTTGGACAAGGTTATAACCTTGATACCTTTCCGGATTATTTTTCTGCCCCCTCCCAAATCGGACGTAAGGTACTACTGAGCCAAGCTCCGGCAGTAGCTTTGCAAGCCCCTCTTTGTGAGGTGTTGGGAAAAACCATTGAAGATGATTTAGTGGCTATTCGGCTCTGTATTCGTTCTCAACGGAATGCCCCTGTTATGAACCTATACATTACCAATCCATCAATACTGGAATCTAGCGTAAACGGGATTCAGCTAGTTGAGACAATACAAGTAAAACCGATTTCACGTTGGGGTTTGCGCTTTGCCAACCCGCCTGAAGCCGGAATTGAATTGGTGTTGAAGGTGAAAAAGAATTTGCCCTTGACTTTACAGATTATTGACCAATCCTATGAACTACCCTCAATACCGGGGTTTGTGTTTAAACCGCGCTCTAACCATATAATGCCTGTGCCGTATATGGGCTTTATACCGGATTCTACGCTGGTAAAGAAAACTTTTGAGATAGGTTGGAATGCACCAGTCGGGAGCTAG
- a CDS encoding metallophosphoesterase family protein: MRFIILGDLHYATYSKPEVAAARDRFFNAFFGQVAAHQADIVFAIGDVTQHGSYAELQNQDKIETYAGLKLVRLVGNHDADSLEKAELAPYFLGGMRSVGEDGLYTAFTLGDVRFVLLDTARVKESHTDYGGIIHLRQLTWLKNEIAQFNAALSPRYLAVMAHHPITNTTHRSEKPMLSILNSSEVQQVLAQVQRKPAFYFCGHNHSNSIFGPDANGWYHVQAGAPLETEGYRVITVKRDFIKVETVDIDFGDSALRADFDLIRYNFDDDFTIHDFTLFYGNSTDREFVFDVS, translated from the coding sequence ATGCGCTTTATTATTTTGGGTGATTTGCACTATGCCACATATAGTAAACCAGAAGTAGCAGCCGCCCGTGACCGCTTTTTTAATGCCTTTTTTGGTCAGGTAGCGGCACATCAGGCTGATATAGTTTTCGCGATCGGGGATGTTACCCAACATGGCAGCTATGCCGAGTTGCAGAATCAGGACAAAATTGAGACATATGCGGGGTTGAAATTAGTAAGGTTAGTGGGAAACCACGATGCTGATAGCCTAGAAAAGGCTGAGTTAGCCCCCTATTTTTTGGGTGGCATGCGTTCGGTCGGTGAGGATGGGTTGTACACGGCTTTCACGTTGGGTGATGTGCGCTTTGTGTTGTTAGATACCGCCCGTGTTAAAGAAAGTCACACCGATTACGGTGGGATTATACACCTCCGGCAATTGACATGGCTAAAAAATGAAATCGCACAATTCAATGCTGCGCTCTCACCCCGCTATCTGGCGGTTATGGCACACCACCCCATCACCAATACCACACATCGTAGCGAGAAGCCTATGTTGAGTATTTTGAATAGTTCGGAAGTCCAGCAAGTTTTGGCACAGGTGCAACGTAAACCCGCCTTCTACTTCTGCGGGCACAACCATAGTAATAGCATTTTTGGACCAGATGCAAACGGCTGGTATCATGTGCAGGCGGGTGCTCCCTTAGAAACAGAAGGCTATCGGGTAATAACGGTGAAGCGTGATTTTATAAAGGTAGAAACGGTTGATATAGATTTCGGTGATTCAGCTTTGCGTGCCGATTTCGATTTGATTCGCTATAACTTCGATGACGATTTCACTATCCACGATTTCACCCTATTCTATGGCAATTCCACAGACCGCGAGTTTGTTTTTGATGTGTCATAA